CAGGACGTGCAGGACGTCATCGCGACCGCGCTCGGCGGCCAGACCGTGACGACGACAGTCGAAGGCCGCGAGCGCTACGGGGTCAACCTGCGCTATCCACGCGACCTGCGCGACAGCCCCGGCGCCATCGCCGACAGCGTCCTGGTGCCCCTGCCCGCCGGCGGCACCGTGCCGCTCGGCGAGGTGGCCCGCCTGGAGCGCAGCCGCGGCGCGACCTCGATCCGAACCGAGAACGGCCAGTTGGCGGTCTATGTCTATGTCGACATTCGCGGCCGTGACCTCGGTGGCTATGTCGCCGCGGCACAGCAGGCGGTGCGCGAGAATGTCGACTTCCCGGCCGGCACCTATGCCGTCTGGAGCGGCCAATACGAATATCTGGAACGGGCGGCGACGCGGCTCAGGATCGTCGTGCCGGCGACGCTCGTCCTCATCTTCCTCCTGCTCTATCTCAATTTCCGAGCCGTGACGGAAACGCTCATCGTCATGCTGTCGCTGCCCTTCGCCGTGATCGGCGGCGTCTGGCTGATGTGGGCGCTCGGCTTCAATCTGTCGGTTGCCGTGGTCGTCGGCTTCATCGCGCTTGCCGGCGTTGCCGCCGAGACCGGCGTGGTGATGCTGATCTATCTCGACCATGCGCTCGACGAGGTGACCGTCCGGGTCCGCGCCGCCGGGCGCGCGCTCACCCGCGCCGATCTCGACGAGGCGATCATGCTCGGCGCCGTCGAGCGCCTGCGACCGAAGATGATGACGGTCGCCGCCATCATCGGCGGGCTCCTGCCGATCCTCTGGAGCACCGGTACCGGCTCCGAGATCATGCAGCGCATCGCCGTGCCGATGATCGGCGGCATGGTATCCTCCACGCTGCTGACGCTGGTGGTGATCCCCGCGCTGTTCAGCCTTGCCAAAGGCTGGCGGCTGCCGCGGCAGCAGGGCACCGCCGCCACGGGAGAGCCGGCCATGCCATGACGATCCGGCAGCATTCGGCCTCGGCCCGCAGCGTCACGGGCCGATCTCGTTCCGGCCAGTGCCGATCAGACGTTGAGGTTCATCCACACCGCCTTCGGCTCGGTGAAGTTTTCCAGCGCCGCCGTGCCATGCTCGCGGCCGAAGCCGGAATCGCGGTGGCCGCCCCAGGGCAGCCGGACGTCGGTATAGCCGTAGGTGTTGATCCAGACCGTGCCGGCCTTGACCTGGCGCACGAAGCGCTGGGCGCGGCCGATATCGCGGCTCCATACGCCGGCGGCGAGGCTGTAGGCCGTGCCGTTGGCGATGCGGACGGCATCGGCCTCGTCCTTGAACCGGATGACGCTGACGACCGGGCCGAAGATCTCCTCCTGCGAGATGCGCATCTCGTGCGCGACATCGCGGAACACCGCCGGGCTGATAAAGAAGCCGCGATCGCCGACGCGCCGGCCGCCGGTGACCAGGCGGGCGCCCTCGGCCTCGCCGATCGCCACATAGTCGAGAATGCCGGCCATCTGCTTGGCCGAGACCACCGGACCGAGGCTGGTCGCCCGGTCGGTGGTATCGCCCATGCGCAGCGCTTGCGCCCGCGCCGCGATCCGCTCCACCACCTCGTCGTAGACGCTGTCGTGGGCGAGCACGCGGGACCCGGCCGAACAGACCTGACCGGCATTGAAGAAGATGCCGGCGGCCGCGGCTTTCGTCGCCGCGTCGAGATCGGCGTCGTCGAAGATGACATTGGCCGACTTGCCGCCGAGCTCGAGCGAGACGCGCTTGAAATTGCCGGCGGCGCCGCGAAGGATGCCGCGGCCGACGCCGGGCGATCCGGTGAAGGTCACCTTGTCGACGTCGGGATGGTTGACCAGGGCATCGCCCACCACCCGGCCCGGGCCGGGCACGATGTTGAGCACGCCCGGCGGCAGGCCGGCTTCCAGCGCCAGCTCGCCGATGCGCAGCGCCGAAAGCGAGGTCAGCTCGGCCGGCTTCATCACGATGGTGCAACCGCAGGCGAGCGCCGGGGCGAGCTTCCACATGCCGATCATCAACGGGAAGTTCCAGGGCACGATCGCCGCTACCACGCCGACCGGCTCGCGCACCGTATAGGTCAGCGCGTCGGTGCGGGTGGCGATCACCTCACCGTGGATCTTGTCGGCCCAGCCGGCATAATAGGTCAGCGTGTCGATGGCGGCCGGCAGGTCCTGCCGCTTGACGCCGGCGATCGGCTTGCCGGCGTCGCGGCATTCGATCAGCGCGATCTCCTCGGCATGCTGCTTCATCAGCTCCGCGAGACGGGCGAGGATCTGGCCGCGCTCGGCCGGACGCATCGCGCCCCAGGGGCCTTCGAGCGCCCGGCGCGCGGC
This portion of the bacterium YEK0313 genome encodes:
- the puuC_2 gene encoding Aldehyde dehydrogenase PuuC — protein: MLASYETQSSASALMHKQLLIDGRHVDAASGRTFKTLDPATEEVVAIVAEGGEADVDRAVAAARRALEGPWGAMRPAERGQILARLAELMKQHAEEIALIECRDAGKPIAGVKRQDLPAAIDTLTYYAGWADKIHGEVIATRTDALTYTVREPVGVVAAIVPWNFPLMIGMWKLAPALACGCTIVMKPAELTSLSALRIGELALEAGLPPGVLNIVPGPGRVVGDALVNHPDVDKVTFTGSPGVGRGILRGAAGNFKRVSLELGGKSANVIFDDADLDAATKAAAAGIFFNAGQVCSAGSRVLAHDSVYDEVVERIAARAQALRMGDTTDRATSLGPVVSAKQMAGILDYVAIGEAEGARLVTGGRRVGDRGFFISPAVFRDVAHEMRISQEEIFGPVVSVIRFKDEADAVRIANGTAYSLAAGVWSRDIGRAQRFVRQVKAGTVWINTYGYTDVRLPWGGHRDSGFGREHGTAALENFTEPKAVWMNLNV